In Burkholderia sp. WP9, a genomic segment contains:
- a CDS encoding NfeD family protein translates to MAPGGLFWWIGAGVLVVLELLSGTFYLLMIALGCVAAAIAHLAGAAADVQFAAAAVVALAAVLLLRRSRFGRKTRKEASRNPDVNLDIGQTLTVPAWHERRARANYRGAAWDVELAAGEPEDAQLYEITEMRGSCLLVVAARHSAKRATTA, encoded by the coding sequence GTGGCGCCAGGTGGATTGTTCTGGTGGATCGGGGCGGGCGTGCTGGTCGTGCTGGAGTTGCTCAGCGGCACGTTCTATCTGCTAATGATCGCGTTGGGTTGTGTAGCGGCCGCCATCGCGCACCTCGCGGGCGCCGCAGCCGACGTGCAGTTCGCCGCCGCGGCCGTGGTCGCACTGGCGGCGGTGCTGCTGCTCAGGCGTTCGCGGTTTGGCCGCAAAACGCGCAAGGAGGCGTCGCGCAACCCCGACGTCAATCTCGACATCGGTCAAACGCTGACCGTGCCTGCCTGGCACGAGCGCCGGGCGCGCGCCAATTACCGCGGCGCGGCATGGGATGTCGAACTGGCCGCGGGTGAACCTGAAGACGCGCAGCTTTACGAAATCACGGAAATGCGTGGCAGTTGCCTCCTCGTCGTGGCGGCCCGCCATTCAGCCAAACGGGCCACCACGGCCTGA
- the ppsA gene encoding phosphoenolpyruvate synthase has product MTNAVTVAKDKAYVVPFEQLRMTDVEIVGGKNASLGEMISQLAEAGVRVPTGFATTALAFRDFLQHNNLTERIAKRLEALDVDDVKSLAEAGKEIRQWIVDAPLQPQLEADIRAGFETLQNSSPEELSFAVRSSATAEDLPDASFAGQQESYLNVVGIDDVLDRMKHVFASLYNDRAISYRVHKGFTHAEVALSAGVQRMVRSDVGAAGVMFTLDTESGFKDAVFITSSYGLGETVVQGAVNPDEFYVYKTTLAQGKYPIIRRSIGSKLIRMEFTKAGEEGRVKTVDVSHEQRNRFSITDEDVIELAKYAVIIEKHYERPMDIEWGKDGRDGKIFILQARPETVKSQAVGKAEQRFKLKGQSNVLATGRAIGQKIGAGPVRVIHDPSEMDRVQPGDVLVADMTDPNWEPVMKRASAIVTNRGGRTCHAAIIARELGVPAVVGCGDATDVLKEGALVTVSCAEGDEGKIYDGLLETEITEVQRGELPPIPVKIMMNVGNPQLAFDFSQLPNAGVGLARLEFIINNNIGVHPKAILEYPNIDQDLKKAVESVARGHASPRAFYVDKLTEGIATIAAAFYPKPVIVRLSDFKSNEYKKLIGGSRYEPDEENPMLGFRGASRYIAEDFAEAFQMECIALKKVREEMGLDNVEIMVPFVRTLKQAERVVGLLAKYGLKRGEKGLRLIMMCEVPSNAILAEEFLQFFDGFSIGSNDLTQLTLGLDRDSGMELLAVDFDERDPAVKFLLKRAIDTCLRLDKYVGICGQGPSDHPDFAQWLTDEGIKSISLNPDTIVETWQQLAKSAK; this is encoded by the coding sequence ATGACTAACGCAGTTACCGTCGCAAAGGATAAGGCGTATGTAGTTCCGTTCGAGCAGTTGCGGATGACCGATGTGGAGATTGTCGGTGGCAAGAACGCGTCGCTTGGCGAGATGATCAGTCAGCTCGCTGAAGCCGGCGTGCGCGTGCCGACCGGTTTCGCCACCACGGCGCTGGCTTTCCGCGACTTCCTGCAGCACAACAATCTGACCGAACGCATCGCCAAACGTCTCGAAGCGCTCGACGTCGACGACGTGAAGTCGCTCGCCGAAGCGGGCAAGGAGATCCGTCAATGGATCGTCGACGCGCCGCTGCAGCCGCAACTCGAGGCTGATATCCGCGCGGGCTTCGAAACCCTGCAAAACAGCTCGCCTGAAGAGCTGTCGTTCGCCGTGCGTTCTTCGGCAACGGCGGAAGACCTGCCGGACGCATCGTTCGCGGGCCAGCAGGAAAGCTACCTCAACGTGGTCGGTATCGACGACGTGCTCGATCGCATGAAGCACGTGTTCGCGTCGCTGTACAACGACCGCGCTATCTCGTATCGCGTCCACAAGGGCTTCACCCACGCTGAAGTCGCGTTGTCGGCTGGCGTGCAGCGCATGGTGCGCTCGGACGTCGGCGCGGCCGGCGTGATGTTCACGCTCGACACCGAGTCGGGCTTCAAGGACGCCGTCTTTATCACGTCGAGCTATGGTCTCGGCGAAACCGTGGTGCAAGGCGCGGTGAATCCGGACGAGTTCTACGTCTACAAGACCACGCTCGCCCAAGGCAAGTACCCGATCATCCGCCGCTCGATCGGCTCGAAGCTGATCAGGATGGAATTCACCAAGGCGGGCGAAGAAGGCCGCGTGAAGACCGTCGACGTCTCGCACGAGCAGCGCAACCGCTTCTCGATCACGGACGAAGACGTGATCGAACTGGCCAAATACGCGGTCATCATCGAAAAGCACTACGAGCGTCCGATGGACATCGAGTGGGGCAAAGACGGCCGCGACGGCAAGATCTTCATTCTGCAGGCGCGCCCGGAAACGGTGAAGAGCCAGGCGGTGGGCAAGGCCGAACAGCGCTTCAAGCTGAAGGGTCAATCGAACGTACTCGCTACGGGCCGCGCGATCGGTCAGAAGATCGGCGCGGGTCCGGTGCGCGTGATTCACGATCCGTCGGAAATGGACCGTGTGCAGCCGGGCGACGTGCTGGTCGCCGACATGACCGACCCGAACTGGGAACCGGTCATGAAGCGTGCGTCGGCGATCGTCACGAACCGTGGCGGACGGACCTGCCACGCGGCGATCATCGCGCGTGAGCTGGGCGTGCCGGCCGTGGTCGGCTGCGGCGACGCGACCGACGTGCTGAAGGAAGGCGCGCTGGTCACGGTGTCGTGCGCGGAAGGCGACGAAGGCAAGATTTACGACGGTCTGCTTGAAACGGAAATCACCGAAGTGCAGCGCGGCGAACTGCCACCGATTCCGGTGAAGATCATGATGAACGTCGGCAACCCGCAACTGGCTTTCGACTTCTCGCAACTGCCGAACGCAGGCGTGGGTCTGGCGCGGCTCGAGTTCATCATCAACAACAACATCGGCGTTCACCCGAAGGCGATTCTCGAGTACCCGAATATCGATCAGGACCTGAAGAAGGCGGTGGAAAGCGTCGCTCGCGGTCACGCATCGCCGCGCGCGTTCTACGTCGACAAGCTGACCGAAGGCATCGCCACGATCGCGGCGGCGTTCTATCCGAAGCCCGTGATCGTGCGTCTGTCGGACTTCAAGTCGAACGAGTACAAGAAGCTGATCGGCGGTTCGCGCTACGAGCCGGACGAAGAAAACCCGATGCTGGGTTTCCGTGGCGCGTCGCGCTACATCGCCGAAGACTTCGCCGAAGCGTTCCAGATGGAATGCATCGCGCTGAAGAAGGTGCGTGAAGAGATGGGCCTCGACAACGTCGAGATCATGGTGCCGTTCGTGCGTACGCTGAAGCAGGCGGAGCGCGTGGTCGGGCTGCTGGCCAAGTACGGCCTGAAGCGCGGCGAGAAGGGTCTGCGCCTGATCATGATGTGCGAAGTGCCGTCGAACGCGATCCTTGCCGAAGAATTCCTGCAATTCTTCGACGGTTTCTCGATCGGTTCGAACGACCTGACGCAGCTCACGCTCGGCCTCGATCGCGACTCCGGCATGGAACTGCTGGCTGTCGATTTCGACGAACGCGATCCGGCGGTCAAGTTCCTGCTGAAGCGCGCGATCGACACCTGCCTGCGACTCGACAAGTACGTCGGTATTTGCGGCCAGGGCCCGTCGGATCATCCGGACTTTGCGCAGTGGCTGACCGATGAAGGCATCAAGTCGATCTCGCTGAACCCGGATACGATCGTCGAGACGTGGCAGCAACTGGCAAAGTCGGCGAAGTGA
- a CDS encoding pyruvate, water dikinase regulatory protein, protein MPPTVFIVSDGTGITAETFAHSILSQFDQKFRLVRVPFVDSTEKAYATLEKINEAIQQDGRRPIVFTTLVDSASNQIVKGSNALVLDMFQTFVEPLEQELELKSSHAMGRGHQNADTEEYKNRIEAINFSLAHDDGQSNRNLADADVILVGVSRSGKTPTSLYLAMQYGVKAANYPLIPEDFERGKLPTPLLAHRQKMFGLSIDPQRLSEIRNERRPGSKYAAPENCRYEINEAETMMRREGIKWLSSTHKSIEEIATTILQEIKLDRPAY, encoded by the coding sequence ATGCCGCCCACCGTATTCATCGTCTCCGACGGTACCGGGATCACTGCCGAAACCTTCGCGCATTCGATCCTCTCCCAGTTCGACCAGAAATTCCGCCTGGTTCGCGTGCCTTTCGTCGACTCGACGGAAAAGGCCTATGCCACGCTCGAAAAGATCAACGAGGCGATCCAGCAGGACGGTCGCCGCCCGATCGTGTTCACGACGCTGGTGGACAGCGCGTCGAATCAGATCGTCAAAGGCTCGAACGCGCTCGTGCTGGACATGTTTCAGACGTTCGTGGAGCCGCTCGAACAGGAACTGGAACTGAAGTCGAGCCACGCGATGGGCCGCGGCCACCAGAACGCGGACACCGAGGAGTACAAGAACCGGATCGAGGCGATCAACTTCTCGCTCGCCCACGACGACGGCCAATCGAACCGCAATCTGGCCGACGCCGACGTGATTCTGGTCGGCGTGTCGCGCAGCGGCAAAACGCCGACGAGCCTCTATCTGGCCATGCAGTATGGCGTGAAAGCAGCCAACTATCCGCTGATTCCGGAAGATTTCGAGCGCGGCAAATTGCCTACGCCGCTACTCGCGCATCGGCAGAAAATGTTCGGATTGTCGATCGATCCACAGCGGCTTTCGGAGATTCGCAACGAGCGTCGTCCCGGCAGCAAGTACGCGGCGCCGGAGAATTGCCGCTATGAGATCAACGAGGCCGAAACGATGATGCGGCGGGAAGGGATCAAGTGGCTGTCGTCGACGCACAAGTCGATCGAAGAGATTGCAACAACCATCCTGCAGGAAATCAAGCTGGACCGGCCGGCTTATTGA